In Sus scrofa isolate TJ Tabasco breed Duroc chromosome 12, Sscrofa11.1, whole genome shotgun sequence, the DNA window GCGTATTTCTCTACTTTTAAAGCGCGGCTCTCCCGCTCGATGTTTTAATCATCCTGAGGTCTAGAAGGTGCTGCTGTACAAATTTCACAAGACTCGGGAAGGACCACGTGTGCTCACTCCTAAAGCAAAGCTGCTTCCTTTTAACTCTACGTTTAAACTGCTTGAAAATACTGAGAAGCTGAAACCCTTTCCTCACTTTTGATGCAAATTAAAGTGCCGGCCTTGACTCCTCAGACCCGCCCCACCCCGGCCCTCCCCACCCACAGGCCTCCTCTAAGAGGTCACCCGTGGGCTGGTCCGGGACAGGCAGCCGGCCGCGCCGGCCCTACCAGATCCTCCCAGGCCTCGCGTCTTTGTTCTCAGTGTTCTGAGGCAGCGTGAGGGCCCAGGGGTGTGTGGGGCGGCCTCAGCAGGAaaccgggggttgggggggtggacCTGGGGGATGGGCGGGGACAGGCGGACCCTCGGGGAGGGCATCCAGAAGGCCCGACGCCCCCACTCCCACAGTTCAACAGCTGGAATGGCCTCCTCCGCTCACTCCCAGCAGGAGCGCTGCAAAGCTTTGCCTCTGCCCTGGGACGGGGCCAGGCCAGGTAGGGAGGCTGACCACCGGTGGGACAGGCCGGGTGCATGAACTTAACGCACCCGGCTGGCGGTGGGGGGCATCGGAAGGCAGCAGCACACAAGACCTCTGGCCACTTGCAGGCTCACAGACTCATCCGCCAGCATCTAAACACCACTCGAGGGAACTTCACCACAGCACTGATGTTGGTACTGGGGCAACACAAGTGCCTCTGCCCCAGAAAGCTGACCTGTCACGTGTGGACGCAGAAGCAGCAGGCGGCACCGCATGCGTCAGTGCCCTTCGCGTCTAGCCCCTCGTGGGGCACAAGGTCACAGCCACATTGTCCTGATTCTGAGCGAGCACAAAGTGTGCGTGACACACACATGCGCGAGCCCCGTCCCCGGGTCCCCCAGAGCAGTCAGACTCTGCACTCGGTCCCGAACGTCCACGGACACGGATGGCGGCAGGACCTCAACGGCCACGCGGCCTGCTTGGTCCACAGCCTTCCTGGTGTCCGAGGCCTCAGAGCACAGGCTAAAGGTCCCCAAACTCAAGGAAGTACAGGCCTCCCCCACACACGCCTGGGCCCAGACGTGGCCCAGAAAACAGACAGCACATGGGGGGTGGCCAGGGTATGGTGAgcggcctgcctgcctgcctgggcGTCACCTCCGCCGTGGGGGGGCCGGGGAGCACGGGCCGGCGTCCCGTGTGGCACTAAGACTCTGCTCCTCCCTTGCAGCTCCTGGGCCCCACATGAGCACGGCGGCCTCGCCACCCGCAGCCCGTGGAGCCGGCGTCCAGTCAGAGCGCTGGGAGAGCAGAGCACAGCAAAGGAGCAGCCGCGCCGCGTCTCCCGCGCTTCCCTAAAACCACACCCGGTGGCAGGAGCAGGCAGGCGGGAGGCCGGAGCAGAGGGAACATGAGCCTCGTCAAAGAGCGGAAGCCCAAGAAGCCGCACTACATCCCCAGGCCCCCGGGAAAGCCCTTCAAGTACAAGTGCTTCCAGTGCCCCTTTACCTGCAACGAAAAGTCACACCTCTTCAACCACATGAAGTACGGTCTCTGCAAGAACTCCATCACGCTAGTGTCTGAGCAAGACCGCGTCCCCAAGTGCCCCAAGCCGAGCCCCTCAGACCCCAGGCCGAGCCATCCGCCCGAGCCCACGGGGAAGCCCACCGCCTCCAAGCCCGCCCCGAGTGGGCTCGCACACCTGGAGGCCAAGCTCCAGCACGGCCTCGCCAAGGACGACGTCAAGGAGAACCTGGACCTGCACGCGCGGGGACCGCACAGGTGCCCGGACAGAAGCCCGCCCTCCACAAGGAGGCGGCGGCTCGCAGCCCAGCTCCCGAGAGCGCGCCGGGCGCCCAGCCCGTCCTGGAAGGCGCGGCCCGGCCTTCAGCCTTCGTCCCCGTCGGGGAGCACAGGCTCAAAGGGCAGGAGCTCGCCGAGGCGCCCGCCGTgccggccccgccgccgccccccgccaCCAAAGCCGCCTCCTTCCACACCAAGTCGGCCTTCCACGCCCCCGGCTACCCGTGGAAAGCCGGTGGGCCGCTCCTGCCGGCGGAGTTCCCCCATAAGCTCCCGCCCGCAAAGGGCTTCGGTGCCACTGCCCCGTATGCGCATCCCGCCATCCCGGAGTACCCGCCCCACTTCTACACAGAGCACGGACTGGCCACCATCTACTCGCCCTACCTGCTCGCCGGGCACGCGGCTGAGTGCGACGGCCCGCTGCTGCCCGTCTACGGGGCCCAGGACCAGAGACACTTCCTGCCCCACCCGGGGCCAATCCCCAAGCACCTGAGCCCGGCGCCGCCCACCTACGACCACTACAGGTTCCTGCAGCAGTACCACACCGGCCTGCCCCTGCCCTACGGGTTCTACCGACCTGAGTCTGCCTTCTCCTCCTACGGCCTCAGACTCCCCCCGGTCGCCGGTATTTCGAGAGACCAGAGCGCGCACCTCCTGGAAGAAGCCGCCCTGGGCTACCCGGCCTTGAGTCCATCCAAGTCCCACAAAGAACCCACAGAGCTGGAGAGAGGGAGGCCGACGCCCCAGGCGAGGGATCCTTCCAAGGATGAGCAGAGGGACACAGAAGGGACCAAGATGAGTCCGCGAGCGGGCAGCGCGGCCACCGGCTCCCCGGGAAGGCCCAGCCCCACCAACTTCACGCAGACAAGCCAGCCCTGCCCCGCTGGAGGGCTCCACCCGCCGGAGCAAAGCCTCACGGGCTTCAAGCCCATCCAGAAAAGCCTGGAGGGCCCACATCCCCAGGAGCCAGAAACCAGAGACGCATCCCCACAAAGGTAAGACAGCCTGCTTTCTAGCGCTCCCAGGTCAAAGCCCCCGCCAGGGCCCTGAGTCGGGGCGCTGTTTCACCCTCTCCCCTCTTTTCCAGCCTCGAGGCCATGAATACGGCCACCCCGGCGCCTGCGCCCCCCAGCCCGGAGGACGGCCCCCGCACGGCCCCGCTGAACCTCTCGAAGAAACAAGAAGCCGAACCTGCAGCCGAGCACGCCGCCGCGTACGGAGGCTTCGCGGAGCCGCAGGAGGTGCCCCTCAACCTCTCGGTGAAGGACCCCTGCAACGCCCGGCCCTCTGTCCACAGCCCCCGAGACGGGCCGAGgccgccacccccgcccccgcccgcggcAGCCCGACCCCAGCGGCTCCACCGAGGCCGGGGATGCGCGCACAACTGACAGCGACGAGCAGAAGCAGACGGCGGCCGTGGCCCTCTGCCAGCTGGCGGCCTACAGCCCAGGGAAGGTCTGCAGGGGCGAGGGCGAGCCTGAGGCCCGGGAGCCCGCGGCCCGGGAGCCGGCCCCCCACAGCCTCGAGAGCCGGGAGGCTCCATGCGACCTCAGACCCAAAGGGCCAAGAGGACGAGCCCCAGGGATGCGGGCAAGTCCCAGCAGGGAACCAAGAAGGCGAAGCCCGGCGACACGGCCAGGGTGTTCTCGCTCCGGAGAAGAACAAGGGTGTCCTAGAGCCGCCAGCAGGCCCTGTGGAGGGCGCCGCGGCCGCGGCCGCAGACCCCCGCCTGCCCCCCGTCTCGCCTGGTCGAGTTTCACAACAGTTCTCTcctccaaaagagaaaaattttaaatacagctGCACCTCTATTCAGCTGTGTAAATACTAAGCATGAACATTAAAACTGATGCTTCTACTCCCCGTTCTAGCCCGGAACCAGGACCTGAGGAGTTAATCGTATCAGAAACCGCCCTGTAAGCTGTCAGAGGAGCAGAAGGACCAAAAGGGAACTTTCAGGTGAGCGACGCACGAGGACAGCACTTGGCTTATAAACACCTCAGCACTGGAGGAAACGCTTTCAACTGGTCTAGTAAATCTGCTGCGTTTTGATTTACTGGGGAAGTGCCAGGAAAAGACATTTCCAGAACTGGCACTGAGGTGCTGTGTGTAAAAACGCTGTGATTTCTTAGGACTGAATAAGACACCGACAACAAGAGGCTATTTATACAAGTAATTTATTTCCAGTGGGCAGAAAGCAATGCCAGTGAAACGACTCTCACTCTGCTCCATCGCTTCACCGCGTTTCAGGGCGTTTTCTGACCCATTCAGCCTCATTTTCCATTCCCTAAAATGATGCACGTGTTGCTAATTTTCCAATAAACTCACATGTAAACTTTAAAGACACattaaaagaagacaaacaggaaCTGCGTCATAGAATGTTTTGCCACAATAAATAAAcccaatgaaaaagagaaaaaagctgaaGCAGCAGTTAAAACTGAGaccaaggagttctctggtgctgtggtgggctaaggatccagcattgtcactgcagcggctcaggtcgctgccatggctcgggttcgacccctggcccaggaacctccacatgccacaggcgtggtcaataaagaaagaaaggaggcaggCTGAGGACGAGAGTAGGTCTGCGCGTGTGCACGCACGCgtgccagcacccagcaccctGGGAGAAGGTGCGGCCAGGGCCTCAGCTCCCTGAGCTGCTGCTGAGAACAGCCGTCCGGCCCCCTTGCCCCTCACAGGAGCCCCTCCCCACAGTTCAGCCACCTGCCACCTGGGGGTCAAGAAAGGGCccggctggagttcccgtcatggtgcagtggttaacaaatctgactaggaaccatgaggctgagggttcgatccttggccttgcccagtgggttaaggatctggcattgccgtgagctgtggtgtgagtggcagacgcagctcagatcccgcgttgctgtggctctggcgtaggccggtggctacggctccgattcgacccctagcctgagaacctccatatgctgtgggagcagccgtagaaaggggaaaaagaccaaaaaaaaaagaaaagaaaagaaaagaaaaagaaaaagaaagggccgGGAGCCAGCAAGGAGCTGAGCTGTCTGGGTGAGGAAGCCCTTGCTCCAGCCCCCCAAGGTGGGTGGTTTCAACTCACACTGACCAAAACAGGTGGTCCAGAAGGAGCAGTCCAGGGGAGCTCAAAGCACTGCTAAAGCCAACGTCTTATGTGTCTAACAAGGCTTTACAGCGCTTAGAGCTAAAAACTGAAAacgtttaaagaaaaaattgacacGGAACCTCGCCTGGTTCCAGGAATGAGCATTGCTCACTGATAAGACAGCCCGAGCTAAAAGCCCTCTTGTTAAGAGCTGCACTCTGATAAAATGGTATCGTGGCATCGTCAGCTGTTTGGATCAAGTTTGCACTGACAACAAAGTCTGTAAAAACTCCATCCAGAAAAGTGCTTAAGCGCTCAGTGTCTTTCAGCAGAGCAAATGCAACCCTCCACCCTCAGGCATCTTCCTTCTCCAGATGCTTGTGGGAAGATCCGTAAGAGGTTCTTAAGCAAAGAAACGTGTTACTCTAGGGAAACCTGGAGAAGTCGACGGAACCGGCTCAAGGAGAGCAAGGATAGACTCTCGGCATTTTAGACGGAGGGTGGTGGATTTCAAGGTCCCCCACCGTGCTGGTGTCCACTGGACAAATTTAAAACAGCGATGCACGTTACCTTgcggcgcagtgagttaaggatccagcactgccactgcaacagcttgggctgctgctgtgctgcgggttcgatccctggtccaggaacttccatgggcgcAACCCCCGacccctcccaaccccccaaaaaaagatggtAATACAATagctttgtttcatttatttttttgttctgttgtttttctttttatggccacacctacggcatatggaagttcccaggctagaggtcgaatcagagctgcagcaaccgacccacgccacagccacagcaacacgggatccaagctgcatctgagaactatgccacagctcgtggcaatgctggatcctgacccCACTgtgcgaagccagggatcgaacccccatcctctggacacctatgtcaggttcttaacccaatgagccacaacaggaactccacaacagcCTGCTTTAAAATGACACCATTCAGGATGGCAaataacctgctgtgccacaggtgcaatttCTATAAAACCACTGGTGCC includes these proteins:
- the ZNF750 gene encoding LOW QUALITY PROTEIN: zinc finger protein 750 (The sequence of the model RefSeq protein was modified relative to this genomic sequence to represent the inferred CDS: inserted 2 bases in 2 codons; deleted 1 base in 1 codon), with the translated sequence MSLVKERKPKKPHYIPRPPGKPFKYKCFQCPFTCNEKSHLFNHMKYGLCKNSITLVSEQDRVPKCPKPSPSDPRPSHPPEPTGKPTASKPAPSGLAHLEAKLQHGLAKDDVKENLDLHARGPHRCXGQKPALHKEAAARSPAPESAPGAQPVLEGAARPSAFVPVGEHRLKGQELAEAPAVPAPPPPPATKAASFHTKSAFHAPGYPWKAGGPLLPAEFPHKLPPAKGFGATAPYAHPAIPEYPPHFYTEHGLATIYSPYLLAGHAAECDGPLLPVYGAQDQRHFLPHPGPIPKHLSPAPPTYDHYRFLQQYHTGLPLPYGFYRPESAFSSYGLRLPPVAGISRDQSAHLLEEAALGYPALSPSKSHKEPTELERGRPTPQARDPSKDEQRDTEGTKMSPRAGSAATGSPGRPSPTNFTQTSQPCPAGGLHPPEQSLTGFKPIQKSLEGPHPQEPETRDASPQSLEAMNTATPAPAPPSPEDGPRTAPLNLSKKQEAEPAAEHAAAYGGFAEPQEVPLNLSVKDPCNARPSVHSPRDGPRPPPPPPPAAARPSGSTEAGDARTTDSDEQKQTAAVALCQLAAYSPGKVCRGEGEPEAREPAAREPAPHSLESREAPCDLRPKGXKRTSPRDAGKSQQGTKKAKPGDTARVFSLRRRTRVS